The following coding sequences lie in one Rutidosis leptorrhynchoides isolate AG116_Rl617_1_P2 chromosome 6, CSIRO_AGI_Rlap_v1, whole genome shotgun sequence genomic window:
- the LOC139854782 gene encoding strigolactones hydrolase CXE15-like, translating into MSLPNGKTQDHPIANPFGPASPNLELLELDLILILVSKDEILKDRVKLYAEKLQEFGKVVGYNEFDGKGHGFFINDPYSDVSDSVLNLIKEFMVQHSNLAS; encoded by the coding sequence ATGTCATTACCTAATGGAAAGACACAAGATCATCCAATTGCAAACCCATTTGGACCTGCAAGTCCGAATCTTGAGCTACTTGAGCTTGACCTGATACTTATACTCGTTTCTAAGGATGAAATTTTGAAAGATAGAGTGAAACTGTACGCGGAAAAGTTACAAGAGTTTGGAAAGGTGGTAGGTTACAATGAATTCGATGGCAAAGGACATGGCTTTTTCATAAACGATCCTTATTCAGATGTTTCGGATTCTGTTTTGAATCTAATCAAGGAATTTATGGTCCAGCATTCTAATCTAGCTAGTTAA